In Deltaproteobacteria bacterium, the DNA window TGCCGCGAAGTTGCTTCTCGATCGACTGCGGGTCAAATACAAAGACCAGAATGCGCTGGTGCTTGGCGTGCCGCGCGGCGCGGTGCCGATGGCCAAGATTATTGCGGACGGTTTGGCCGGCGAGCTCGACGTTGTGCTCGTGCACAAGCTGAGACATCCGGATCAGCCTGAGCTAGCTATTGGCGCCATCGACGAAGAGGGCACCGCTTTCATCGCCGATTGGGCCGCCGACTTGGGCGCGGCCTATCTCGAACGAGAGAAACAACATCAGCTTGCGCTTTTGAAAAAGCGGCGCGCCCGCTACACGCCGCTGCATTCGCCCGTCGACCCTAA includes these proteins:
- a CDS encoding phosphoribosyltransferase, giving the protein MRFANREHAAKLLLDRLRVKYKDQNALVLGVPRGAVPMAKIIADGLAGELDVVLVHKLRHPDQPELAIGAIDEEGTAFIADWAADLGAAYLEREKQHQLALLKKRRARYTPLHSPVDPKGRVVIVVDDGIATGSTFTSALRAVRAKEPSKLVGAVAVASPGSARAMLRECDSMVCLNVPGDFYAVGQFFDDFAQVSDDDVVRILSRKTEPAVVVG